AACTCCTGTGAACGAACCCACTTACGAAGCGCATTAAAGCTAAGGCTCTGAATAATCGGCCTTTCATGCGCATCTAGCTGATCTAACACCTCTGTTAATGATCTACCGCTCATGACCTCGCCAATCGCTTGCGCTGAGATCGTAATTGCTTCAGACAAAGGAAGGTTGAGTGGAGTTTTTTGATCTTCCAAGGGCAGCTATCTTAATTGACAGAATTTTCTTTAGCTTGAAAGCGCAACATTTCGCCAGCCTCACCTAAACCTTGTAAACACAATTTCGCTGGAATTCTTTTTCCGCCAGGCTTTTGCATTTCTAAAATTTCAATTACTCCGGTGCCGCACTTTACAAAAACACTCTCGTCTCCAAAGCTAAGCACTTGTCCCAAATCAGCCTGTTCTGCGCTCGGCGCATTTCTGGGAATTCGAGAATTCCACAGCTTTAGGCTTAAGTTGCCAATCGAACTAGTGGCCCCAGGAAAAGGGTTGAATGCCCGAATTCTGGCATCAATTTTCTGGGCATCATTACCCCAGTCAATCTCTGCTTCATCCTTTACTATCTTTTCAGCATAAGTGATTCCTTGTGCTGATTGTGGACTCCGAGGCAAGCTACCAACGGTTTCAAGCTGATGCAACGTATTAACAATTAATTTCGCGCCCAATCTTGCCAGCCTATCGTGCAAAGTGGTGCTGGTTTCATTCGAAGCAATATCAAGCTCTTCAACCATTACGGTATCGCCAGTATCTAGACCAGCGTCCATTTGCATAATGCAAATACCTGTTTTGGCATCGCCAGACTCAATCGCACGCTGAATAGGTGCAGCGCCTCGCCACCGCGGCAAAAGCGAAGCATGAATATTAAAGCTCCCAAATCTTCCAGGGCGCTCAGCGATATCCAAAATCTCTTGCGGCAAAATCAAGCCGTATGCAACCACAACCATTGCATCAAAATCAGCTTCAGAAAGTTGCTTGTATGCTTCCTCAGCCTGAATTTTTTTCTGTGGATCTGCAGCGTTTCGCCTAAGGGTTTCTGGTTGCAGAACAGGAATATTTTTTTCTAAAGCGAACTGCTTTACTGGGCTTGCCTGTAAATGCATGCCTCTGCCAGCTCGGCGATCAGGCTGTGTCAAAGCCAAAACAATATTGTGACCAGCTCCCTCAATCGCACGCATTGCTTGCGCCGCAAAATCGGGGGTGCCAGCAAAAACGATTTTCATTCGTTTGTTAGCGCTGACCAAGTAATTCTTTGCTGCGCTTTTTCATCTTTTGTGAAATACGATTGCGCTTCAACAAAGATAGGTATTCAACAAATACCTTGCCTTGTAAATGATCTAGTTCGTGTTGCAAACAAACCGCCAACAATCCATCCGCATCAACCTCAAACTCTTTTCCGTCGATATCCAGAGCCTTCACTTTCACCTGTGCTGGACGCTCTACTTCATCATAAAACTCTGGCACCGAGAGGCAACCTTCACGCCAAGTTTTTTTCTCAGGGCTTGCCCAAACAATTTCGGGATTAATAAACACCATCAATTCATTTTGGTTGTCAGAAACATCGATAACAACAATGCGCTCATGAATATCAACCTGGGTTGCCGCTAAACCGACACCTGGAGCTTCGTACATCGTTTCGGCCATATCAGCGACTATTTTTTTAATGCGCGCATCTACCGTTGCCACAGGTTTGGCAACCTTGTGCAAGCGCGGATCAGGATAGCTAAGGACATTTAATAAGGCCATGTAGGAATTATCCAACAGAGCAATCCATCTGTCCCAATTGCTTTCATTTCCCCAGTCTTCAAAATGATTAATCCGAATCTCGAAACCAAAACCCGCATGCACACACTGTTCCGAAAAGATAAAAACTATCCACCACGCCTAAATGATTTGTTTGACCCTCCCAATCCGCTATATATAACAGGCAATCTAGGCTTATTGAAAATGCCCATGATCGCCATCATTGGTTCTCGTCAAGCTAGCGCACGCGGTCTTAGGAATGCCACCATATTCGCGAACCAACTAGCTCAAGCTGGGTTTCTAATCATTTCGGGGCTAGCAAGAGGTATTGACGGTGCAGCTCATCGAGCCACGCTAAGCGGGCCTTCCATGTACTTCACGGCGGCGGTGTGTGGAACCGGATTAGATATTGTTTACCCTAAAGAGCATTTGGGACTGGCAGCCGAAATTAGTCAACAAGGCTTATTAATTTCTGAGCTGAGCCCAAGCACCGGCCCCAAAGCCTTTCACTTTCCTAGACGAAATCGAATTATTGCGGCCCTAGCATTGGGGGTAGTGGTGATTGAAGCGGCTGAAAATTCCGGCTCATTGATAACCGCCCGAATCGCCGCAGACCTTGGAAGGGAGGTTTTTGCACTTCCCGGCTCCGCGCACGACCCGCTTTATGCAGGCTGCCACCAGCTAATCCAACAAGGCGCCAAGCTGGTTTGTAAGCCTAATGAGGTGCTAGAAGAGCTGGTTTTCCATAAAAGCCGCATTTAAACCCATAAAAATGGGGTTTTCTCTGAGCCGCAAGCTCAAAACGAGGGCTTTTTGGACTTTTCTGGATTTATCGGTTAATAATAAAAAAGGGGGTTTAAAGGGGTTCAAGCCAAATTCAGGTTAAATTGGCACTCCTTAATACCCAGCAAAAACATCTATTTCAGCTCAAATTTAGGCAAACGCGTGGCAAAAGCACCTTCCAAAAGCAGCTCCAAGACCTCTTCGGTAGAACACCCTAAGGCACTTATCATTGCCGAAAAACCTTCGGTTGCCAATGACATTGCCAAAGCTCTGGGCGGGTTTACAAAACATGAAGACTATTTTGAAAGCGATGATTTTCTAATTTCTTCAGCTGTTGGCCACCTATTGGAAATTGCCGCACCGGAAGAATATGACGTTAAGCGTGGCAAATGGTCATTTGCCAACCTGCCTGTGGTGCCGCCCTATTTTGATCTTCGGCCAATTGCTAAAACCGAATCACGCTTAAAAGTTTTACAAAAACTCATCAAGCGCAAAGATGTCACCTCGCTCATTAATGCATGCGACGCGGGACGTGAAGGCGAACTCATTTTCAGATTGATCGCACAGCATGCAAAAGCATCGCAAACTGTAAAGCGACTTTGGTTGCAATCAATGACGCCAGCTGCAATACGTGAAGGATTTGCAAGCTTGCGCACCGATGAAGAAATGCAACCCTTAGCAGATGCAGCACGCTGCCGCTCTGAGGCTGATTGGCTTGTAGGCATCAACGGCACGCGTGCTATGACTGCTTTCAACAGCAAAAGTGGTGGCTTCTTTTTAACTACTGTTGGACGCGTTCAAACACCTACGCTCTCCATTGTGGTCGAGCGCGAAGAGTTAATTCGTAAGTTCGTATCAAAAGATTATTGGGAAGTTAAAGCCGAATTTATTGCTGCTGCGGGCGTCTATGAGGGTCGCTGGTTTGATCCTAAATTTAAAAAAGATGCTGCTGAACCAGATGCACGCGAGAATCGTCTTTGGAGCGAGGCTGCGGCGCAAAGCATTGTGACTGCTTGTCGTGGAAAAAAAGCAAGTGTTACCGAGGAATCAAAACCCACAACTCAACTTGCCCCACAACTATTTGACTTAACTAGCTTGCAACGCGAAGCAAATGCGCGCTTTGGTTTCTCAGCAAAAAATACTCTGGGATTGGCACAGGCGCTGTATGAACGTCACAAAGTTCTGACATACCCGCGTACTGATGCAAAGGCACTTCCTGAGGATTATTTAGATACCGTTAAGCAAACCATTGAAAACTTAGCGGATCATTCTCACGAATATCAGCCATTTGCAAAGCAGATCTTGCAAGGAGATCCTAAGGATCCAAAAACAAAAGCGGGTTATGGCTGGATCAAACCAAATAAGCGCATCTTCGATAACTCCAAGATCTCTGATCACTTCGCAATTATTCCAACCTTGGAAACCCCAAAAAGCCTAAGTGAGCCTGAAGCAAAACTGTATGACTTAGTAGTGCGTCGCTTCTTAGCGGTTTTCTACCCCGCCGCCGAATTTAAGGTAACGACCCGCATAACAGAAGCCGCCGGTCACCACTTCAAAACGGAAGGGCGCGTTCTTGTTAATCCAGGTTGGTTGACTGTTTACGGCAAATCCAATCAAGCTGATGATGAGCTTGTCCCAGTTCAAGAAGGCGAATCTGTTCAAACAGAATCTGTACTTGCCGTTCCTCTCAAAACCAAGCCGCCAGCACGCTATACGGAAGCAACCCTGCTTTCAGCCATGGAAAGCGCAGGCAAATGGGTTGATGATGATGAAATGCGCGAGGCCATGGCTGAGAAGGGCTTAGGTACGCCAGCAACTCGCGCCGCCATTATCGAAGGACTGCTGGCAGAAAAATACATTGTGCGGGAAGTTCGCGAGCTAATTCCAACCGCGAAAGCATTCCAGTTAATGACGCTGTTACGCGGACTCGATGTTGAGGAACTTACACGTCCAGACTTGACCGGTAGCTGGGAAAACAAACTCTCCCTTATTGAACACGGCAAGATGAATCGCGATACCTTCATGCAAGAGATCGCGCAAATGACCCAGCGTATTGTGAAACGAGCGAAAGAATATGACAGCGACACTATTCCGGGCGACTACGCTACGTTGACTACCCCATGCCCACACTGCAAGGGGCCGGTAAAAGAAAACTATCGTCGCTTTGCTTGCGAAAAATGTGGTTTCACGATTAGCAAAACGCCTGGTGGTCGCGCATTTGAATACCCCGAGGTGGAAGAGCTGTTGCGTGAAAAAACCATCGGGCCACTTCA
This DNA window, taken from Polynucleobacter sp. MWH-UH25E, encodes the following:
- the fmt gene encoding methionyl-tRNA formyltransferase is translated as MKIVFAGTPDFAAQAMRAIEGAGHNIVLALTQPDRRAGRGMHLQASPVKQFALEKNIPVLQPETLRRNAADPQKKIQAEEAYKQLSEADFDAMVVVAYGLILPQEILDIAERPGRFGSFNIHASLLPRWRGAAPIQRAIESGDAKTGICIMQMDAGLDTGDTVMVEELDIASNETSTTLHDRLARLGAKLIVNTLHQLETVGSLPRSPQSAQGITYAEKIVKDEAEIDWGNDAQKIDARIRAFNPFPGATSSIGNLSLKLWNSRIPRNAPSAEQADLGQVLSFGDESVFVKCGTGVIEILEMQKPGGKRIPAKLCLQGLGEAGEMLRFQAKENSVN
- the def gene encoding peptide deformylase — its product is MALLNVLSYPDPRLHKVAKPVATVDARIKKIVADMAETMYEAPGVGLAATQVDIHERIVVIDVSDNQNELMVFINPEIVWASPEKKTWREGCLSVPEFYDEVERPAQVKVKALDIDGKEFEVDADGLLAVCLQHELDHLQGKVFVEYLSLLKRNRISQKMKKRSKELLGQR
- the dprA gene encoding DNA-processing protein DprA, translated to MHTLFRKDKNYPPRLNDLFDPPNPLYITGNLGLLKMPMIAIIGSRQASARGLRNATIFANQLAQAGFLIISGLARGIDGAAHRATLSGPSMYFTAAVCGTGLDIVYPKEHLGLAAEISQQGLLISELSPSTGPKAFHFPRRNRIIAALALGVVVIEAAENSGSLITARIAADLGREVFALPGSAHDPLYAGCHQLIQQGAKLVCKPNEVLEELVFHKSRI
- a CDS encoding DNA topoisomerase III, with translation MAKAPSKSSSKTSSVEHPKALIIAEKPSVANDIAKALGGFTKHEDYFESDDFLISSAVGHLLEIAAPEEYDVKRGKWSFANLPVVPPYFDLRPIAKTESRLKVLQKLIKRKDVTSLINACDAGREGELIFRLIAQHAKASQTVKRLWLQSMTPAAIREGFASLRTDEEMQPLADAARCRSEADWLVGINGTRAMTAFNSKSGGFFLTTVGRVQTPTLSIVVEREELIRKFVSKDYWEVKAEFIAAAGVYEGRWFDPKFKKDAAEPDARENRLWSEAAAQSIVTACRGKKASVTEESKPTTQLAPQLFDLTSLQREANARFGFSAKNTLGLAQALYERHKVLTYPRTDAKALPEDYLDTVKQTIENLADHSHEYQPFAKQILQGDPKDPKTKAGYGWIKPNKRIFDNSKISDHFAIIPTLETPKSLSEPEAKLYDLVVRRFLAVFYPAAEFKVTTRITEAAGHHFKTEGRVLVNPGWLTVYGKSNQADDELVPVQEGESVQTESVLAVPLKTKPPARYTEATLLSAMESAGKWVDDDEMREAMAEKGLGTPATRAAIIEGLLAEKYIVREVRELIPTAKAFQLMTLLRGLDVEELTRPDLTGSWENKLSLIEHGKMNRDTFMQEIAQMTQRIVKRAKEYDSDTIPGDYATLTTPCPHCKGPVKENYRRFACEKCGFTISKTPGGRAFEYPEVEELLREKTIGPLQGFRSKMGRPFAAIIKLSEIPEDDADYPNAGYKLEFDFGNTKEDETEAIDFTGRQALGVCPKCSGAVYEDGMRYVCENNTGPSKSCDFKTGKVVLQQEVSAEQIQKLLKEGKTDLLSNFKSNRTGRGFKAYLALGADGKIGFEFEAKAPGAAKAPAKKRAGASAATKSAAKPKRASKAKSSSNS